From Deferrisoma camini S3R1, the proteins below share one genomic window:
- a CDS encoding Na(+)/H(+) antiporter subunit B gives MTWPIELILYVVLVVTALAALEVHSLLAASVILTAFSFVCALLMLSVGAVDVAFTEAVVGAGLVGVLYIVAIFRTARRSTD, from the coding sequence ATGACCTGGCCGATCGAGCTGATCCTGTACGTGGTGCTCGTGGTGACCGCCCTGGCCGCCCTGGAGGTCCACAGCCTCCTGGCCGCCTCGGTCATCCTGACCGCGTTCAGCTTCGTGTGCGCCCTGCTCATGCTCTCGGTGGGGGCCGTGGACGTGGCGTTCACCGAGGCGGTGGTGGGGGCGGGCCTGGTGGGGGTGCTCTACATCGTGGCCATCTTCCGCACGGCCCGAAGGAGCACGGATTGA
- the mnhG gene encoding monovalent cation/H(+) antiporter subunit G produces MNALRETAAIILFGSGVLFMLVGSLGLVRLPDFFTRTHASGKVDSVGMMLCLGGLALHEGPTVSGLKLVLVIAFVAVSSPVAVHALARAAVRSGLGPWRPPGAGGARR; encoded by the coding sequence GTGAACGCCCTGCGTGAGACCGCCGCGATCATCCTGTTCGGCTCGGGGGTCCTGTTCATGCTCGTCGGGAGCCTGGGGCTCGTGCGCCTGCCCGACTTCTTCACCCGCACCCACGCCTCGGGCAAGGTGGACAGCGTGGGGATGATGCTGTGCCTGGGGGGCCTGGCGCTTCACGAGGGCCCCACCGTCAGCGGGCTCAAGCTGGTGTTGGTGATCGCCTTCGTGGCCGTGTCGAGCCCGGTGGCCGTCCACGCCCTGGCCCGGGCCGCGGTGCGCTCGGGTCTGGGGCCCTGGCGGCCCCCCGGGGCAGGGGGGGCGCGCCGATGA
- a CDS encoding monovalent cation/H+ antiporter complex subunit F: METLYTPLAAFLAVILLPPLYRVLRGPTVFDRLLGASVIGSKTIVISCLFGFAFGRIEMFLDIALGYAILNFVGAVAIEKYFSSEEVSR, encoded by the coding sequence GTGGAAACCCTCTACACGCCCTTGGCCGCGTTTCTGGCGGTGATCCTGCTACCCCCCCTGTACCGGGTGCTGCGGGGGCCCACGGTGTTCGACCGGTTGCTGGGGGCCTCGGTCATCGGCAGCAAGACCATCGTGATCTCGTGCCTGTTCGGGTTCGCCTTCGGCCGCATCGAGATGTTCCTCGACATCGCCCTGGGCTACGCCATCCTGAACTTCGTGGGCGCCGTGGCCATCGAGAAGTACTTCTCCTCCGAGGAGGTGAGCCGGTGA
- a CDS encoding Na+/H+ antiporter subunit E, whose product MAGPRQPARRVPLGLVGQAGLLMALWLVLSGLYDPFHLGLGVVSVAVVLWLNRRLPRPAGRGRTEVHVLRFAAYCGWLLGQILLSALHVAAVVLHPRLPVSPRMVRFRSDQPNDVARMLLANSITLTPGTLTVEVDGDEFTVHALTEATARGLLDGTMQAKVARLFCDEPGRAVYDVRWEE is encoded by the coding sequence GTGGCCGGTCCTCGCCAGCCCGCGCGGCGGGTGCCCCTGGGTCTGGTCGGCCAGGCGGGGCTCCTCATGGCCCTGTGGCTCGTGCTGAGCGGTCTCTACGACCCCTTCCACCTGGGGCTCGGGGTGGTGTCGGTGGCGGTCGTGCTGTGGCTCAACCGGAGGCTCCCCCGGCCCGCCGGGCGGGGGCGGACCGAGGTCCACGTGCTCCGGTTCGCGGCCTACTGCGGCTGGCTCCTGGGCCAGATCCTGCTGTCCGCGCTCCACGTGGCCGCGGTGGTGCTCCACCCCCGCCTGCCCGTGAGCCCCAGGATGGTGCGGTTCCGGTCGGATCAGCCCAACGACGTGGCCCGGATGCTCCTGGCCAACTCCATCACCCTGACCCCCGGCACCCTCACCGTGGAGGTGGACGGAGACGAGTTCACGGTCCACGCCCTGACCGAGGCCACGGCCCGGGGGCTGCTGGACGGCACCATGCAGGCCAAGGTGGCGCGGCTGTTCTGCGACGAGCCCGGCCGGGCCGTGTACGACGTGCGGTGGGAGGAGTGA
- a CDS encoding GTP pyrophosphokinase, translating into MRYRTPNGSICRVEDHGYPLDRGCGPPRRSAGGRAGPGPAAEPRGLIAAAVTRYRREHDRYAKLAEMVAEKCRRLLEANAILGTVDARAKSPESLERKLEELLAGEPPAARAPEDLLDMVSDLAGVRVKTYVEADRDKVVEDIRLAFDGPGEGGEVDVEVKADPSRHYRAIHCQVILPPRDLAGRGANLQGTSCEIQVCSLLAHVWNEIEHNLVYKAANGEPSDEEMELLSALGALTKKGDEVLNALIAATRRRLARRTGEFADTFDFVARMRERFPMAHNFEMHALALLEELRAFGLTTPETVEEQLMHGDYQRESWNLFEAFRAHQLRTHDWGVVLDPGSSDHLLVLLLARRAPEVLRRHQSDKPRGRLPRIARLARRFAEMAAAPAGGR; encoded by the coding sequence GTGAGATACCGTACTCCGAACGGAAGCATTTGCCGAGTCGAGGACCACGGCTATCCTCTGGATCGCGGGTGTGGGCCGCCCCGCCGCTCGGCGGGGGGCCGGGCCGGGCCCGGGCCCGCGGCAGAGCCCCGGGGGCTGATCGCGGCCGCCGTGACCCGGTACCGGCGGGAGCACGACCGCTACGCCAAGCTGGCGGAGATGGTGGCCGAGAAGTGCCGGCGGCTCCTGGAGGCCAACGCCATCCTGGGGACGGTGGACGCCCGGGCCAAGAGCCCCGAGAGCCTGGAGCGCAAGCTCGAGGAGCTCCTGGCCGGGGAGCCCCCGGCCGCCCGGGCCCCGGAGGATCTGCTGGACATGGTCAGCGACCTGGCCGGGGTGCGGGTCAAGACCTACGTGGAGGCCGACCGGGACAAGGTGGTGGAGGACATCCGGCTGGCGTTCGACGGCCCCGGCGAGGGGGGCGAGGTGGACGTGGAGGTCAAGGCCGACCCCTCACGCCACTACCGCGCGATCCACTGCCAGGTGATCCTGCCCCCCCGGGACCTCGCCGGCCGGGGGGCCAACCTCCAGGGCACCAGCTGCGAGATCCAGGTGTGCAGCCTGCTGGCCCACGTGTGGAACGAGATCGAGCACAACCTGGTGTACAAGGCCGCCAACGGCGAGCCCTCGGACGAGGAGATGGAGCTCCTGTCGGCCCTCGGGGCGCTGACCAAGAAGGGGGACGAGGTCCTGAACGCCCTGATCGCGGCCACCCGGCGCCGGCTGGCCCGGCGGACCGGCGAGTTCGCGGACACCTTCGACTTCGTGGCCCGGATGCGGGAGCGTTTCCCCATGGCCCACAACTTCGAGATGCACGCCCTGGCCCTGCTCGAGGAGCTCCGGGCCTTCGGGCTGACCACGCCGGAGACGGTGGAGGAGCAGCTGATGCACGGGGACTACCAGCGGGAGTCGTGGAACCTGTTCGAGGCCTTCCGGGCCCATCAGCTCCGCACCCACGACTGGGGGGTGGTGCTCGACCCCGGCAGCTCGGACCATCTGCTGGTGCTCCTGCTGGCCCGCAGGGCCCCCGAGGTGCTTCGCCGCCACCAGTCGGACAAGCCCAGGGGCCGGCTTCCCCGCATCGCCCGGCTCGCCCGGCGGTTCGCCGAGATGGCGGCCGCCCCGGCCGGGGGCCGGTGA
- a CDS encoding universal stress protein — protein MIRRILVVLAGTRFTPSAIRIAVELAERHGAELTGLAVLDRRKLDSVGPVPAGASAHAERLRTHRFGVRQEQVAAAVRTFRRACEAAGVAHDVEEGDVTDLITSCSRYHDLTVFGLRSLLEGPLAAEHSEAALARLIGGGVHPILAVAEELRPIRRALIAYSGSVGSARAMRCFLQLDPWPEVQIRVVTCHSSEEEGSRLLADAAEYCRAHGREPETRRLSGAPGRALLLEAGRWDADLVVAGNGARSLLRRRHIGETALHLMRHCGRPLFLGP, from the coding sequence ATGATCCGCCGCATACTGGTCGTGCTCGCGGGGACCCGTTTCACCCCCTCGGCGATCCGGATCGCCGTGGAGCTGGCCGAGCGCCACGGGGCGGAGCTGACCGGGCTGGCAGTTCTGGACCGCCGGAAGCTGGACTCGGTGGGGCCGGTGCCGGCCGGAGCCTCGGCCCATGCCGAGCGGTTACGGACTCACCGCTTCGGGGTGCGCCAGGAGCAGGTGGCAGCCGCCGTTCGGACCTTCCGGCGGGCGTGCGAGGCGGCAGGGGTGGCCCACGACGTGGAGGAGGGGGACGTGACCGACCTCATCACCTCCTGCTCCCGCTACCACGATCTGACGGTGTTCGGTCTGCGGAGCCTGCTGGAGGGCCCGCTCGCCGCGGAGCACTCCGAGGCGGCCCTGGCCCGGCTCATCGGGGGTGGGGTGCACCCGATCCTGGCCGTGGCCGAGGAGCTCCGACCGATCCGCCGGGCCCTGATCGCCTACAGCGGCTCCGTGGGGTCGGCAAGGGCCATGCGGTGCTTCCTCCAGCTCGACCCCTGGCCTGAGGTCCAGATCCGCGTCGTCACGTGTCACTCCTCCGAGGAGGAGGGCTCGCGCCTCCTGGCCGACGCGGCCGAGTACTGCCGCGCCCACGGGCGGGAGCCCGAGACCCGGCGCCTGTCGGGGGCTCCCGGCAGGGCGCTCCTCCTGGAGGCCGGCCGCTGGGACGCGGACCTGGTGGTGGCCGGAAACGGCGCAAGGAGCCTCCTGCGGCGCCGGCACATCGGGGAGACCGCGCTGCACCTCATGCGCCACTGCGGTCGTCCGCTGTTCCTGGGTCCGTGA
- a CDS encoding DUF2294 domain-containing protein codes for MPRSPYGRIEDELAKAFVVFEKEYMGRGPKEATCHVIGDLVLVRLNGVLTPAEQHLAKNPEGIDLVKKMRTNLIEGAKELVYTVVEDVTRRRVVAMHTDLSTQTGERIFVFTLDGPPQGCAP; via the coding sequence ATGCCGCGCAGCCCCTACGGTCGCATCGAGGACGAGCTGGCCAAGGCGTTCGTGGTCTTCGAGAAGGAGTACATGGGCCGGGGGCCCAAGGAGGCCACCTGCCACGTGATCGGAGACCTCGTGCTGGTGCGCCTCAACGGGGTGCTGACCCCGGCGGAGCAGCACCTGGCGAAGAACCCCGAGGGGATCGACCTCGTCAAAAAGATGCGGACCAACCTGATCGAGGGGGCCAAGGAGCTCGTGTACACCGTGGTGGAGGACGTCACCCGCAGGCGGGTGGTGGCCATGCACACGGACCTGAGCACCCAGACCGGGGAGAGGATCTTCGTTTTCACCCTGGACGGCCCGCCCCAGGGGTGTGCCCCGTAA